aaagttaacaaaagatgttttataattgtgctgataacgtgctgattatgtgttaattacaaaataatacaaacaaacatcaaaagtagatataatcagcacatctggtgtgctaATAATGGAGAACAATTGaggatgttgtgctaatgtcgtttatgttgaaaatggagaacgattgaggacgatgtgctaataatgaagaacgattaaggatgttatgctaattatatagtgttgtgctgattatattttttgtaattatttttaattagctATTATTAAATATGGTCAAaaggtctaaattacccctaaactaaccAAACCCTAACTCTGATTAATTAACCATTTTGTGCCAATTAATTAACCAGAGTTAGGGTTTGGTTAgatttaggggccaaaatggttagttatagggACCACGGGGGCAAatctgttaaaaattcttattttggaccaatatagtaaaactgatataaccacagaggccaaaaacgtaatttactctagttTAAATGATAAATTAGTTGTGCATATTCCGTTATATTTTCTTTATACAGAAATAAAATAGATGTGTAAAATTCGTACACGTATATGACTATTATTAGAATAAATTTATCTTAAATTCGTACACGTATGTGATTATTATTAGAACAAATTTATCTTTAATATTAACAATATCATTTTCATACCTAAAGAATAATTATGCTCAAGTTTTCTTTTGCTAAAGTCATAAAGAAAATGATTAAAATATAAAAGCTAAATACTAAAATACAAAATTAGTAGGCCCCATCCTGTCATGGAAGAAAAGTTGCTTACAAACTTGACAAATACGAAGAAACTCGTCGCCGTCCCTGCCTACTTATTTCTAAACCTTATCTTTAAATTCAACCATAAAATGTAAAAAGAATTATTTCACTAGCATTTTATattaacttattttttttatatttttatattcaaacttttataacttttttttggATGACAAAGGAACACGATAAACCATTTTTAATGTaacttttttaattattttttaaactaaactcgaaaaaattacaaaaaaaacattgttgaaaaaaaaaaaacatttcaaaTACAAGCATCCCTTTTAATCAAATGGTCAAAATGGCTAGAGCTTAGCTTCATTTCCACCTATCagaacctgtcacatacgtttcGTCAGTTGAGACGATAAGAATCTAGCCTACACTTTTAGCCAGACGACTATAATGGTTATAATATGACCTATACATTTTACGAGACAACTGATATGGCTAGACATACATTTTTCACGAGATAACTAAAACATCATTGACAAAGACCGATCGATAAGAGATGCCCCGTTGGAACGTTTTAGATCAATCgtctatttttgtaattttctcaTTAAATATCCATCGTCTTTTGGTACTTCATTTTGTACGAAAACGACTAAACATTGCTGACCATTCACGTCTCCGGAAGGCCCTTAATCCGTTCACGTTGGCCCCCTACTCGATAAGAACGCTGACGACACCATTCATCCATTATTCTCTCACGCATTTAGTCGAACAGTTTACCTGCAATAATTCATCATCTTCATATTCATCTTCCACTCACTTCACAATCTTCCCAGAACTTGAATTTTGCACCAAACCATGACAATCCAAGCAGAAACCcatcacaccaaaaaacacaaACACTCATCACGCAAGCACAACAAGAAGAAAGACAGTGTCTCCGTCACAGTCAACGAGAAATCCCCATTAATCCCCAAGAAAAAAACAGGTGGTCACAATGAGTTTAACGGCGCTTCGATGTCCGGTGCGGTTATGAACCTGTCAACCACCATCATCGGTGCCGGAATCATGGCTCTTCCGGCCACCATGAAGGTGTTGGGCCTGGGTTTGggtattgttgttattgttattgttgctGTTTTGTCGGAAGCTACTGTGAAGACCATGTTGAAGCATAGTAAAGCTGGTGGTGCTGATTCGTATGGTGGGTTGATGGGTGATGTGTTTGGTGATTTGGGGAAGAAGATGTTGGAAGCTTGTGTGGTTATTAATAATCTTGGTGTTCTTGTTATTTACATGATTATTCTTGGTAATTTTACTTTCTTCAATAATTATTACAATAAACCTTCCTTAGGTGATGTATTTTATGAAAAACATGATTGTGATATTGATGAATTAAGATTTAGTTGACTGATTTTGTGTTATGTTGTTGTTTGAGTTGTGAATTGAAGGTGATGTTGTGGCGGGATCGTCTTCGGAGGGGTTGCACCATCCGGGTCTGTTGGAAGGGTGGTTCGGACAGCATTGGTGGACCGGTAGAGTGTTTGTTTTGCTGGTTACAACCCTTGGTGTGTTTGTTCCGTTGGCATCGCTCAAGCGTATGGGTATGTGAATATGTTTCGTTATTGTTTTGTTATGCTTTattcagtggcggatccaggattttATTTTAACGGGTCTCTTTTGGTAAATTCTCTTTAATGTGCAGATTCGCTGAGCGTTACATCCGGTTTAGCCGTGGCACTAGCGGTTGTTTTTCTAATCGTCTTGGCGGGAATAGCCATTGTCAAAATGGCATCCGGCAGCCTCCCGATGCCGAGATTTCTACCTGATGTTACCGACCTTAATTCTGTCTGGAACCTCTTCACTGCAGTCCCGGTTCTTGTAACCGCTTATATCTGCCATTTCAACGGTATTTCACTTTCTCTATACCGAATTCAGATCAAAACTGTGTATTTTTTAACGTTTTTTGATCGACAGTGCATCCTATTCGCAACGAGCTTGAAGACCCATCACTCATTGAACCAATTGTACAGATTTCACTTGTTTTATGCACAACCGTCTATATTATGACTAGTTTCTTCGGATTCATACTCTTTGGTGACTCGACAATGGGAGATATATTATCGAACTTCGACTCGGATTTAGGTGTTCCGTTTAGTTATCTACTCAACGACATCGTTCGCGTCAGCTACGCTCTGCACCTTATGCTTGTTTTCCCGCTTGTATTCTACGCATTACGCCTTAACACAGATGGCCTTTTCTTTTCATCATCCGAGCTGCCATTGGAATTTGACAACAAAAGGTTTATAGCCATAAGTGTCGGTCTTCTTTCGCTTATATACTTGGGTGCTAATTTCATACCAAGTGCTTGGGATGCGTTCCAGTTTACCGGAGCTACCGCTGCTGTTTGTATCGGATTCATTTTCCCTGCTTCAGTTGCCATGTTGGGATTTCAAAGCTTATAACACTCACAATAAACTCACGAATAGAGAATAATATTACTGCTTGAATTCCCACTCTTTATTCATCCTCAAACTTTcatatatatacaaactcatgCTACCTAAATAAAGGGAAAATACTAACCAACTACTTGACTCTATCAACAAAACGTAAGCCATGAGTCAGCCCACTACTTTATCACTAAATAAACATATAAAACATGTGACTAAATAACTAAAGTTATCCAGCCCATTTGACCTACGAAGCTCCATTTCCGACCCGTATCCACGACCC
The sequence above is drawn from the Helianthus annuus cultivar XRQ/B chromosome 12, HanXRQr2.0-SUNRISE, whole genome shotgun sequence genome and encodes:
- the LOC110894544 gene encoding amino acid transporter AVT6A; the protein is MTIQAETHHTKKHKHSSRKHNKKKDSVSVTVNEKSPLIPKKKTGGHNEFNGASMSGAVMNLSTTIIGAGIMALPATMKVLGLGLGIVVIVIVAVLSEATVKTMLKHSKAGGADSYGGLMGDVFGDLGKKMLEACVVINNLGVLVIYMIILGDVVAGSSSEGLHHPGLLEGWFGQHWWTGRVFVLLVTTLGVFVPLASLKRMDSLSVTSGLAVALAVVFLIVLAGIAIVKMASGSLPMPRFLPDVTDLNSVWNLFTAVPVLVTAYICHFNVHPIRNELEDPSLIEPIVQISLVLCTTVYIMTSFFGFILFGDSTMGDILSNFDSDLGVPFSYLLNDIVRVSYALHLMLVFPLVFYALRLNTDGLFFSSSELPLEFDNKRFIAISVGLLSLIYLGANFIPSAWDAFQFTGATAAVCIGFIFPASVAMRDVYGISTKGDKILAVLMICLAVFANVVAIYSDAYALFKRNPSPRA